Proteins encoded in a region of the Pirellulales bacterium genome:
- a CDS encoding MBL fold metallo-hydrolase, whose amino-acid sequence MNSTDVPMFPRLTVLASGSAGNSSLLEANGFGLLIDIGLGPRQLGARLAASGRSWQNIRAVVLTHTHGDHWNVRTLAALLSKRIALYCHDEHLAALEENCPAELCQALEAAGLLRTYAEEQQFPLGGGTVACLPLALRHDGGRTFGFRFTGQGGLLHAAWSVGYAADLGSWDDRLADGLCDVDLLALEFNHDVEMQRSSGRHPMLIARCLGDEGHLSNEQAAELLSETIRRSTARRLRQLIQLHLSRQCNRPSLAQAAAQSVIDAIDLDIAIHTALQDRPSPAFECGAMTLDRIA is encoded by the coding sequence ATGAATAGCACGGACGTGCCGATGTTTCCCCGACTCACTGTTTTGGCCAGCGGCAGCGCGGGCAATTCCAGCCTGTTGGAGGCGAACGGCTTCGGCCTCTTGATCGACATCGGTCTTGGGCCGCGGCAATTGGGCGCCCGGCTGGCCGCATCGGGCCGCTCGTGGCAGAACATCCGGGCCGTGGTGCTGACGCATACGCACGGAGATCACTGGAACGTCCGCACGCTGGCCGCTCTGCTCTCCAAGCGAATCGCGCTCTATTGCCACGACGAGCATCTGGCCGCGCTGGAAGAGAATTGTCCAGCGGAACTTTGCCAAGCGCTCGAAGCCGCGGGTTTGCTTCGCACTTATGCTGAAGAACAACAGTTCCCGCTTGGTGGCGGGACCGTAGCTTGCCTGCCACTCGCATTGCGGCATGACGGCGGGCGGACCTTTGGATTTCGATTCACGGGTCAGGGCGGATTGTTGCACGCCGCCTGGTCGGTCGGTTATGCCGCGGACCTGGGCTCCTGGGACGACCGCCTGGCCGACGGCCTATGCGACGTGGACCTGCTGGCCCTTGAGTTCAACCACGACGTGGAGATGCAGCGCTCGAGCGGGCGGCACCCGATGCTGATCGCCCGCTGCCTGGGAGACGAGGGGCATCTTTCCAACGAGCAAGCGGCGGAGTTGCTGAGCGAAACGATTCGGCGTTCGACGGCCAGGCGGCTGCGGCAGCTCATTCAATTGCACCTAAGCCGCCAGTGCAACCGCCCGTCGCTTGCGCAAGCGGCCGCCCAATCGGTCATCGACGCCATCGACCTTGATATAGCGATTCATACCGCCTTGCAAGACCGCCCCAGCCCGGCTTTCGAGTGCGGCGCGATGACGCTAGACCGGATTGCGTGA